From Canis lupus baileyi chromosome X, mCanLup2.hap1, whole genome shotgun sequence:
GGGTCTTCCTGTAGGCATGGAGGGTGGTACCAGggcaggaaagaaaaggaacaaccGTCACTTTCTGAGCATTAGGAATGGTACTGTTCACTGCTACCTTCTGTCATCATTTCCACCTTGTCTTTTAGGAGGCTCAGGGCCAGACTATGGCCCTGAGACATAGTTCAATGCATCTGTGAAATATGTTTGATGGGCTGTGATTCCGTCCCGGGGCTCCTGTCCCGAGCTTCTTCATCCAAGTCTCCCAACAAAAGCAGGAGGGAAAGActactgccccccacccctctacCGACCAGTGGCTCTCTCCATCATCGACCCCTGCCAACCTCTGACCTTGACCATGACCTGGGCCTGTgaccattttacagacaagaaagtGGAATGCCAACCTTCCTCACTGATACAGAATACCAACAGACGCCAGTAAAAACACCAGTGACATGTGACTGTATCCTGTTAATCACCACAAGAGCCTTGTGGAGTTAGGACTCAGATCTGATCCTGTGTTCCAATCCAGGCTTCCCCAGGTACTCACTGTGCAACCTCAGAgaggtcacttaacctctctgggcctcatgtTCCTCAACTTCAAAACCGTGATAATGATATTAGCTACCTTATGGGGATGTTGGGAAGAACAGTTAGTAAGTAATCTGTAAGGTGCTTAGAACAGTACCTAACACAGGTAAGCACCCTGAAAATGTCACTGTCCTTGTTATTGCTGCTGGATACCTGAGTCTAGGTGAACAGAAATGCTGTCACGGATGAACAGATGACCTCTGGTTTAGAAGAGAACCCTCCCTCCTTGGAGAAGTAGTAACTGCAGTTATAATGATAACGCAAATGCAAACAACACTAACAATGCTCTGCAATTTTGCTCATGTCAGAGTGGATAACAGAGGACATGCGCGTTCTTCATGGTGGTCAGATTACaactaaaatattaatacataataCAATACAAACTAAGAGCGTGCTCAAATAATTTCACAGAGAGGAACAGAATAAAAGTGTTCTTACTGCGGCATCCATAATGAGGATAGATATTAAAATAGCACAAGAAATTACGGTAACATCAACTCTGTAATGTAACTGTGACCATTTGTCAGAGGGAAAGTCCATGTCAGCAACTCCAGGAGTGGCAGTAACTAGAGTGGCAGAAAAGGCACACCAGGGTTTCTCAGTGCAAATTAACTAATATATACTAATGATATATTAAATAGAGCAACTACAATCATTAATCACACAATGACTACATTAAGTTAAGTAACACTGCTCTTTAAATTATGGCACTGCTGTAACTAATAACAGGAATCCAACACGATAAACCTAATACTAACGATGCAATATGAGCAGAGGAAAAGGCAGGACACGAGCCTTCCTGGCAATGAGGTTTACATCATGCAATTAATATTAAATGCACACAGTAAGGCTGTTGTCCTTGGGCCATACCCGTTTCGCAGCAGGCAAATGAGAAAACCCACGTTTTGGAGGCGGAGACATTAACTGATACTAATATCAACCCAAACACAAACAATATCATCAGAGGGCCTCACCACATACCTATTTCCCAGAGAGGAAAGGAATATCCCTGATTGAGAAACGGCTTACAGTGATGGTTCTAACACAACATAGGCGCGGGTGACGTGCGGGAAGTGCCCAGAGCATCGCCTTGCCTggcccccatcccccactcacccccacccacgCATGCGCACCCAAGCCATCTCACCTGAGCACCTGCATCTCATTCTTGAAGGCCTGGGCCTGCTCAGCTGTGGGCTGGGCCACCTTGAGCACCTTCACAGCCACATCGCCATGCCACCGCCCGCGAAACACAGTGCCAAACGAGCCCGTCCCAATCCTCTTCAGCAGCTGCACCTCACTGGGTGGCACCTCCCAGTAATAGCCGGAGTCCCGGTACCCCAGATTCTTCTGTGGGCCACATGGGCAGCATCTCAGGAGCCTGCCCACTTCCCTCATCACTCAGCCTGGGGCACCCCCCACCCAATGCTCCCCCGGAGCTTACCACTTTCTTCTTGTCATCAGCCACGGACTTCCGCTCCCGCTGCTCTGACGGGGACTTGGAATGTGGGGACTTCCTCCCCGAGGACACGCTGGCCGGGCTGGGGCTCCCCCGAGGGGCTCCGTCACCACCACCTCTACTACCAGCAGCTGCAATGGTGGAGGGGATGTGAGTGGAGGCAAGCGGGGCGGGGTGAGGGGGCATGGGGCATGGCCGGGGGGCGGTGGGCTCACCATCGGTGCTAAAACTCTGGGCAGTGAGCTGGAAGAAGAGGGACAGGAGTCAGAGAGAGGACACGGGAGCCAAGAGGCATGGTCTCCCCTCTGCCCGGTGCCTTCTCTGACCGACCCCCTCCACACCAACCTGGATGAGGCTGGAGTCCATGGGGGCTGTGGTGCTGACCATATGGACGTTGGGAGTGGATGTGGAGCGGATGCGCTGGAGTGGGGTGttggcaggggcagggaagggaaagTGCTCAGGGTCGCGGTGCTGGGTGCAGGAGCTGGCAGAGGAAAGGCTGTGAGATCACTGTCAAACGAACAAGAGAACAAGTAaagccgccccccaccccagtaaATGTACATGTAGCTCACAGTAACTATCTACTGTCATTGCTGTTATTCATCTCCTCAAGAAACACTTACTGAGTGCCTGCCCTGTGGCAGAGACCACCCAAGGTCGTGGAAATAAAACTGTgggcaaaatgaataaaagttccTGCCCTTGTGGGGCTGATGTTCCAGTTAAGAAGAGAGcgccataaaaaaacaaacatttaacatGTCTCTTGGTGACAGGTGTGATAAAGAAACAGAGCAACATGGAGACAAAAAGTGTCCTGGGCAAGGTGTAGAAAGGCTTCTCTGAGGGGACATTGGGGTGAAGACCCAAAGGAGGTCTTcactgagcctgggtggctcagttggttaagtgtctgccttcagctcagatcatggccccaggatcctgggattgagtcccacttgggCTCACTGCtctgcagggggtctgcttctccctctgcccctccctccctcgtgCTCAACTCTCTCACATGcgtgctctaataaataaaatctttaataatcaattaatttttaaaaagacctaaagGAAGAACAGCAAGCTATAtagcggcggggggagggggaataTATACCTACATATGCTATTcaaatatattgttatataacaTACAACACGTTATCTGTATTAAAACACcaatggcgggatccctgggtggcgcagcggtttagcgcctgcctttggcccagggcgcgatcctggagacccaggatcaaatcccacgtcaggctcccggtgcatggagcctgcttctccctctgcctgtgtctccacctctctctctctctcactgtgtgcctatcataaataataaataaaaattaaaaaaaataaaaataaaaataaaaaaaaataaaacaccaatgGCTCCAAATATGCATATTATAACATTACACACTTAATCCTTGAACGATGCAGGGATTAGGGGCACCACCAATCCCCTGCCCAGCTGAACAGCCGCATgtaacttctgactccccaaaaacttagctactaagagcctactgttgatcagaagccttactgataacataaacagtcaatgaactcatattttatatgttctatgtattatatactgtatccttacaataaagttagagaaaataaatatttttaataaaatcataagagaaaatacattttgggcggctcagtcagtcaagtgtctgccttcagctcaggtcatgatcctgcggtcctgagATGAGCCttgcatctgactccctgcttagcagagtctgcttctcctgcccctccccctccttgtgcacGCTcgtgcgcgcgcgctctctctaataaataaaaatcttttaaaaagaagaaaatatagtacTGCATGTAAAAAATCCATATGAGAGTGGACCCACgcagttcaagcccatgttgttcaagggtcaactatatatgttatacatagaTGCAcatgttaatatataaatatacatgctacatatatttattgtaatgtcacaaatgtatttttaaatgccccTTTCACTATCTTGaaattaaattcataaataattaATCCACATATACCCATAATTAAAAGTGACAATGCCCTAACTTTactattttatattacataaaaatgtgttttacatTATATAAAAGTAGTGTAAATAGAACACAATGTATTaacattgtgtattttttttaaactgtcacaGGGgcaggatttttttaagattttatttattcatgagacacagagagagagagagagaggcagagagagaagcaggcccatgcggggagcccgatgtgggacttaacctcggggctccaggatcacgccctgggccaaaggcaggcgctcaaccactgagccacctgggcgtctcTTAACATTGTATATTATGTAAATACAGACATTCTATGATAgacaaataaaatgcatattttataatgCATTTATACTATTTTAGGACAATAATATACTTTAACATAGAAATACTACAGTATTATAATacttaaaggaaacaaaagggaaTTTATGATaatatgtatttcaaaatggaaagGCTTAAGCATGGTTGTGCTGTAAGAATTAATGAAATAGttagatacacacatatatatacatgtgtttgTAATTAATAAagacttcttatttttttcataaatcagttatttagtttttattttattttttttaaagattttatttacttactcatgagagacacacagagagagaaagagattgagagagagattgagagaggcagagacacaggcagagggagcaggctccatgcagggagcccaacgtgggactcatcccaggactccaggatcacaccctgagctgaaggcggtgctaaaccgctgagccacccaggcttcccaagacTTCTTATTCTGTACCAGATCTTGTTCTCAGCACTGGATATGCCTTAACACATTTAAATTCTCATCAAAATCCTTTATGGtaaaaagtattattattccCTCTTTGTAGATGAAAACactaaggcccagagagattaGGTGACTTGCTGAAGGTCCCACAGCTCCACAcctgtaggtgctcaataaacgtttgtcaaataaacaaatgaatgaagtatGGCTTGTGGTCTACAAGGgcctccagatttttttctcctgacaACAGGCCTTCAGCTAAGGCATCCCTACCTGGGACCCTGAGGGGTTAGCGGCTCATTCAAGGGGCGGTTTGAGGGAGCTTCGTGCTGTCTGGAGCCTCCGGACAAATCCTGGACACTGTGGTAAAACCTTGAGGGCATTAAGGGTACACAGTAAGAGGACAAGGGTCAGCCTTGTAAGGGTCAGTAAGAACCTTGTAGCTTCTGTCCTCCCCATTCCCCCGCCCACCCCAGGCCAGGCTCACTGTCGGCAGTTGGTACTCATGTCAACACAGACTGTGGGGACCTTGGAGGAACAATGCTGGTGGAACTTGTAGCCACAGGTTTGGCAGCGGAAGCCATGGAACAGAAACTTAAGGCAGAAGTCGCAGAATGCCAGGCTGAAGAACGTCTTCCGTACCTGCTGCCACAGAGCAGGGAAGATTGAGGCCTGGTCAAGGACAAACCCGCCCCAGGCTCACAGTCTGCCCCGACTATCCACCCCACACTCACAAAATTGTGCATGGTCAGTGGGACGTCTTCGAGGACCTCTACAATGAGCTCCTCTCCATCCAGGGGGGCAATGGCTGTGTCCCAGGCAGTGACTGTCTTTCGCCTGTAGGGGGCATGGAAAGGAGTTGGTGAGAGGGTGGACAGGGATGATGGGAGGCACGGAACCCCCAAAAGTCCCTCCACACCTATCATCCATGGAGTAATATCTGACATGTTTAATTTTCAGCATGGCAACTCTAGGAACTCATTACTATCCTTGctcccattttacggatgaggaaTCTGGGACTCAGAGGGATAcactgacttgcccaaggccacacaggaTTGGGAGTACCTGGCCAGCCTGAAGAGTCCACGCTCATAACCATGAGGTGAGGAGCAAATGAGACAGTGAATATATAATGAAATCTCAGAAGTGCTAAGCAAGCCCCTAAAAAAGTGGCTGATGTGGCACAgagatgatgaataaagaagcaACGTGTGAGGTGATCAGAACAATTAAGGAAGCCCAGGACAGAGGAATAAATGGAAGGCCAGCGTAGCGCAGCTCGGCAGACCGAGAATGAGGAAACAGGGCGCAGAGAGTTGGCAAATGGATGACATCATGAAAGAACACAGACAAACTCTGGTACGAGATGTGGGAACAGGGTAAGGACCTGAGGGCCAAGGAGAGATAAGCTGCTGACCTCGAAGGCCAATGAGCTACTGAAGTTATGGAACAAAAGCTACATGCACCCATGGAGTCACTGAACTCAAGGGAAAACTAATGGAAACCGCACCACAGAGGGAAGGAGTCAGATGCCTCTGCGGAGAGGACGGGAGGCTGAGCACCCAGGGGAGGGCAGtgaagtgggggagggagcaCACTTACCCCTCAATGAGCCGGTAGACCACACAGCAATCCTGATTGAGACCCCGTACCTTGAGGGCCTTGTCAAGAGAGTCGTAGACACTCATGCCATCCCGGACAGTCAcctgtgtgtgcacgcacgtgtgAGGATGGCTGGGTCAGTGCCCAACACGGGCCCCAGCCGACTTTCCCAAGCCTCTGTAAAaagcctcctcccacccctagTCCCCATTCAGATCCAAGACTTACAACTGGGTTCATGCCCATCCCCTGCCCGTTTTGCCCCAGTCAGACTCACCACGGTGCGTTGCTTGTTGGGCAGGTATACTTTGACAGTGCCCACTGCCCGGGATGGCTCGGCCCCGTTGGCAGGGGGGCCCCGTGGTGGCTCCATGGAGCCTAGGACTTTGTCAAGACGGGCCGAGGCGGGGCTGAGCAGGTGCCATGGGGCTCCTAGAACACAGGAGGAATTCAGAGAGCCAGTAAAAATGGTCTGGAAGCAAAGTGGCAGGGACAAAAACAACCCCCTCAATCTCCAGGCTCCACATCACCCCGTTGCCTCATCTACACACAACAGCCAAGGGATCTTGCAGACACCTTGAACTCATCCAGCTCCCCTCTGCTCAGCCTCTCCTGTTGTTTGTCTCACTCTCAAGGGCCAAGGTCTATGATTCACTGCAGAgggtaggggtggaggagggggtagTAAGGACACAAGGAGAGGCAGCACACGCTGTCCTGGAAGGTCCAGGAGTACCGAGTCTCTGCTGGGGGCTAACAAGGAAGTCAAACCACACTGCAATGGGGTGTGTCCGGTACATAAAGGGCATGAACAGGCTGTCCTGGCTTTTGAATGGAGTAAAGTGGTTACCAGATACCGTGGTGAGGGAGGAGTCACAGATGGGAGGatgggaaagaaatggaagatcaGCAGATAATGCCCTTGGCTGGTGGGGGGGAATGGGAATTAGGACCAAGCAGTGCTCTTAAGGACCCTGCAGGAATCCCTaagccctggcctggcctgtaACGATAGTAGG
This genomic window contains:
- the ARAF gene encoding serine/threonine-protein kinase A-Raf, whose protein sequence is MEPPRGPPANGAEPSRAVGTVKVYLPNKQRTVVTVRDGMSVYDSLDKALKVRGLNQDCCVVYRLIEGRKTVTAWDTAIAPLDGEELIVEVLEDVPLTMHNFVRKTFFSLAFCDFCLKFLFHGFRCQTCGYKFHQHCSSKVPTVCVDMSTNCRQFYHSVQDLSGGSRQHEAPSNRPLNEPLTPQGPSSCTQHRDPEHFPFPAPANTPLQRIRSTSTPNVHMVSTTAPMDSSLIQLTAQSFSTDAAGSRGGGDGAPRGSPSPASVSSGRKSPHSKSPSEQRERKSVADDKKKVKNLGYRDSGYYWEVPPSEVQLLKRIGTGSFGTVFRGRWHGDVAVKVLKVAQPTAEQAQAFKNEMQVLRKTRHVNILLFMGFMTRPGFAIITQWCEGSSLYHHLHVADTRFDMVQLIDVARQTAQGMDYLHAKNIIHRDLKSNNIFLHEGLTVKIGDFGLATVKTRWSGAQPLEQPSGSVLWMAAEVIRMQDPNPYSFQSDVYAYGVVLYELMTGSLPYSHIGSRDQIIFMVGRGYLSPDLSKISSNCPKAMRRLLSDCLKFQREERPLFPQILATIELLQRSLPKIERSASEPSLHRTQADELPACLLSAARLVP